TCAGatttcctctttctctatcagaGCATGTCTCTTCCCTCTTCTTTGAAGCGCAATTGCTCAAACTGCTGTTGTTCTGTCTTTTTCTTGCCAAACATGTATGGTCTCTTCACTGGTATGATGACCTCTCTTTCTTCTTGCATCTTTCACAAGATGATGCTGGCAGCATTGGACACAAATCCacatttcctcagaatttctcAGACCAATAACGAGTGTCTTTCAGCAATGATATGAACAAAGTGAAAGCATCTGTAACCTGAAGAAGAAAATGGATGGAGGAAATATCAACTTGAAGTGGAAACCCAATAGGTGAAATTGGATTACACTCAGTTTAAGAACGATACGTGAGGGAGATGTAAAAGTAACCATTGTTCATTGCGCTGGTTAAGACGCCCTACTAGTGTAGAGGGATCAGAATCGTCATTCTCCTCCGCTGGCTCAAGAGCGCTCCACTTGAGGAGACTTTACTCGACACTTTTCTCCTCTCAGTTTAAAACAATCGGACTGCAAAGCCAAAATTTCCGGCGACGGGGATTAAAGTTGCTTATGTACAGAGGAATGAGAAGCAATTTTGAAATTCTTAATTTTGTTACCTTTATTCCGGGAACAAGAAACTCTTTAAATGGGCCTATATTCATCTATTAGGCCGTCCATAAATGGGCTTCTTTAGCGGGAAACCCACCGACCTTATTTTTTACCCCCCCCTGCCCCTGTGGGAAAGagaaataatttcttttaaataaaacagaaaaaaaaaaaaaaatctcctcTTTCTGGTTCGGTTCTCGCGTTCTGCAAACTCCTCCGTCGATTTCAGGTGAGTGATTTGATTAGGGTTTTGAGTTCTAACTCATGCTTCTGCttcgattttttttgtcattctgGGTTTCTGTTGCGTCTCTGTACGGGTAATTACGCTTCGCAGCTATGGATTATATGCTGATTAATAGGGTATACACTATAGATCTACTATGCCTCCTTCTCGAAAAACATCTAGGTTATGTAATTACTCTTATTGTTTGCTTGATTTTTGAGGCCTATCTCTGTGATATCTGATTGATTTTATAGGGAAAGAATTAAAGGTTAGCCGATTGATCTTTTGATGTTTATTGATCTGAGCATGTTGAAGTTGATATTTTTGGAAACTCTTTATTGATTTTGATTATGTTATACCTCTCCATTTGCTAACTGCCTAGCTTTTACTTATCATTGTTTTAACAAGTCACTGACTTTTCTAAGTTTCAGACATTCTGTGCCTCAAAGTCTTCGTCTaattcggatttttttttatttctaatatatatgttGTGTGGTAATGTGTTCTTACTAGGAGCTGAGAGATGTCGGCATATGACAATGTTATTGGTGGGAAGTTAAAGCTAAAAGGGAAGGCTTTAGATGTGAAAGCTGGTGgagtcaagaagaagaagaaacaaaagaaacaagaagaacaagCTCTTAAAATTACTGATCATCATGAACTCATAGAAGGTACACATGACCCGCTTCTTTCCACAAGTTTTGTATAAGCCTTGAGCTGTTTCTTGACATTCAATCGTATGTTGTGTATTGGCGTTTTGCTTATAGGAGAAAACACCGAAGCTTTAGGTAATTTGAttgatggagaagaagatgaagcggGTATGAGTGAATTGGCGAAATACGACGATGATCAGTTAACGCCTGCAGAGAGAAGGTACATAGAGCAGAAGCAGAGACTTGATGTGCAGAAACTGGCTAAGGAAGCGAACAAGTCTCACCGTAATAGGATTGAGGATTTCAATCAGTACCTGGCTAACATGAGCGAGCACTACGATATCCCTAAAGTCGGACCTGGTTAATCTTATTCTTCATTGCCTTTCTGTCATTGTTGAATAACTTATGTTGGATCTATATTGTGTTCTCTTAACATTTCAATTGTGTGATCTCCACTCTCtttatgaaaaaaagaaaacacacattGGAATCTTTTATCCAATCCTTTGAACCATTAGAGGCCTATTGAGTTTGAGTACACAGGTCTATATTATTTTTGTCTATACCAACAAAGAATTGGAATGAGGCAACATAACAACAACACACTATTTTTCTTTGGCACAAAAACTAGATTCGTGGCCTCATCATCTTACCCAGTTACTTCCTCCAAGGCTTGGATTCCATAAGCCAGTCATACAACAACTTCAATTTGGCAACAAGTGTATCTTCACCCTTAGCTGGATCTTCAAGCTTCTGAAACTTCAGTGTTCTCAAAGACTGACTGCATTCCATAAACTTCAGagtgttgctaaaaaaaaaaaaagactgcaTTCCATATATTACCGTGGCTGTCAGAAAAGCTGTTCCCAATTTAAGGAACAGAATGTGGAAGCATCCAGCTATAACTTACAGCATGCAAGTCACCACCTACGGAATAGAACAATTCGAATTCAGTTTATCAAGGATTtagaaattaacaaaataacatGCGCAGTAAACACGATACCTAATAATCTAATATATTGGGGCAGGAACTCCCAAGGACAATCTTTGTCAAGAGCTGGAACAGACACCCCACGAAGCATGTATACATGAAACATCACCACTCACCAGATTGCTTTGTAATACTCTTTAGAATCCTCTGTTATACTAACAAAAAGATATCAATAATAGTGCGAAGCTAGAGCTTGAATGAAGTACAGAACCCGTAACAATCTAACTGTCGTTgaaacagagaaagagagatcgTAGCCAGTGAACAAAGAAGAGTGGCCACGTCGGAATGACAAAGAGTTGTCAAAAAGAAGTAAGAGATCCTGTACTTCGCATCACATCCTACACAAGCCACATGCAACACGTGACAATTAATTAACAGTTGGGACGAAAATAACAAAGCTTCTTTTGAGTTTACTTCGTCCCACATCGGTTACTGAAGATATGTTCGCTTTAATTCGATGTGTATATAAAGCACGTAGTATACAACGTTCAATTCATACCTTTCTCGGCCTTTTGGCTAAGATCAAGTGTAGTATCTGTTCTTATCAGTTTAATATCTGATATATGGTCCATCGGGCCACACgatattaactttattttttaaggGAGAAAGTCCATTAAGATAGCTTGCTATCTGGATTTTTCATGAGTCGTCCATGCGTTGCACTACAGCACGGACCTGGCTTAACCCGCCAATAAAAGTTCAATAAATTTCTGAAATCATCTGTCGTGGGCTCAGCTCACGTAACTGAAGTGTCTAGATTCGAAACTTGTTGGGGTTTCTTAACTCATTAACCAAACGGACATTTGTATTAGAACCGAAGTCTAACCGGCAAATCAAACCTGTGCTTTTGCGGTCTTTAGTTTTACATAATCGAGTGTATGTTCAAATAGAGTGTGCTTTTGCTTGATTTGAGTGTGGTTTCATCATTACAGATTAGGATACAGAGCTCAATCTTTTGTTTCTGCGAAACTATCTGCGTTTGATATCCAGAAGCCACACAAGTTTTTGGTTGTGTATCACTGTGTCATCCTCATAACTCTATAATTCTCATACCTCTTCTACGATCAATGCACAAGTCATAAACCCAGAAGTGTTGTTGATATGATGATCACTTTGCACTGTTTGGAAGATACTTGCAGTCACATGATCTACAAagtaaaaacttttttttatgtgAAGGGTACCTGTGGATCCATTGGAGTGGCAAATATCACAGGTTACAGCATGTAACATCATTACACTCTTAGCTAATACTGTCGGAGCAGCTGAATCCGTTTTGCGAGTTACACCAACGGGCCATGACAAGAGGCTATTTGTTAAGGCAAGTTTCATCTATCCAGTCTCTCCGTTATTACAGTAGCAGAGATAGTTCTCTTAGACCACATGTGTTATCCGAGTGCCTGCCTGCCTGCATGGCAAAAGTATAAAACTAAAGCATTTACTTATTATGTTTAAGACCATTGACTAACATTCTGCAAAATTCTGAACATTGTGTGTAGTTATTCAATAACAAGAAAAATGACGATGTTTTCAGGTTCTATGTATTGTCAAATTTCTAAACTGGATTTGTGTGAACTAGGAATGTTTCTTCTTGGCAGCTCTGAGACGAATAATACCGGGTGTGACCATTGCTTATGCAAGTAACCACCATATAATAGTTTTCAGTTGTTAAGACTATATATTGTAGTATTTGACAAAAGATGAAGGAAACGAAGCAATTTAACAAAACTTTTGGACATTCATTCAGTatattcatcttcttcctcctcgtaTTGAAATGTATGTAAACCAGTCGGATAACCTGGTTCTGACTGTTATCTCTTCTGTCTGAAACAGGACTATGTTTGTTCTGTCTCTACATGCTCTGTCAGAATTCTCTGTCTACAGGAAACGCTGTACCGAAACGAACAAACCGAGAGATTTTGGAACGAAAAGCACCTTCAGAGCTCTGAACATCTGACTCACAAATCACAATCTGTCTTAAaagtgttttcttcttcttttttcttatctttccAACTTTCCCATGTTCATATAGCTTTTGATagttatattaatatagtttttagTTGTAGACATAGTTTttggactttttttttatttttataaaagatagTTTTTGGTAATACaatgttttatttcatttatcGTTTGATATAGATAACAAAATTCATGTTGGAGTTGCTGTAGATAATACTCGTAAGGTGTAGCCATGGGCATTCGGGTTTTCGGTTCGAGTcggtttatttagtttttgggttATTCGAGTTGGGATATTTAGAAACCGTTTAGGAACCGGACATTTTTGGAttagttcggttcggataatatcgggttcggatcaggttttttattttttttttaatacaaagtGGAACCGTATTACAAATAATTTGGGTTGGTTCGGGTTTAAAGCCCAAAAAAATAAACGCAATCCCGAAAACCTGAGTTAAACCCGAATAAATATTCTGATAGCTCagatttctttttatatttgctatttataaattatattttatatatatgaaaattaaaactaattaatatttttaatatattcaaaatattgagGTATTCGTTTGGTTCTCagttcggttccggtttttgAGATTTAAAAATCTAGGAACCGTTCGGGTTTTTGTAGttgttggttttgttttttttcggtttggttctgtTTCGGTTTACAAATTTTGGATAATATGTCCATGACTAAGGTATAAAGAAATAATTATGGTTAACTAAGACTATCTTCAACCCATCTTTATttctatctctatatttttttttctaaaatagaaaagTTTTACTATAAAGGTGAAATGGCTCTGATGTATGCttttataatagagtttttctatttataggagaaaatatagagatatattATTTCCACTTCCAAATATAGAGCTAAAAATCAAGtacctaaaaaaaataaaaaatttatagttaatCAGCAAAACCGGAGTGTATCGGTTTACAAAAGTACCAAACCGAATCCGGCCAATCCCCTTAACTCTTTGCTGCCTCCGCCACAAGCAGGGTTTAATTCGTACCAATCCAAAACCCTCCGCCGTTTCCTTCGTCTCCTCTCTCACTTTCCCGGCGGTTTTCGCTTTCAAAGTCGCAAACTTTCTCTTCGATAAGTTCTCAATTTATCAAAGAAACCCGTTTCATGGTTAAGATCTTGGCGCGGAGGGTAAGATGCTATGGAGATGCAACTGGGTAAAGCAGAGGAGGAAACTCATCAACACGCTCAGCTTCTCCTCGCTTCACACTCACTTCTcatcaaaaccaaaccaaatcagCAACCTTTCTCGACACCGAGCTGCTCCCAACCCGCCACTCACCCACGACGACGTCTACTCTCGTTTACGAGAATCCTCCCCCGATCTAAAAACCTTAACTTTCTTCCTCAGCTGCGCGAAGCAGAGCAACTACTTCCACGATGACCGAGCTTTTGATCACATGGTTAGTGTCGTCGAGAGACTAACTCATCGACACAAGAGCATCAATCAAGTCATAGAAGCTTTGATACTATCAGGCTGCGTAATAAAGCCTCGAGTTTTATTGCTGCTGCTTGAAATCTTCTGGCGCGGGCACGTGTACGATAAGGCTATAGAGGTTTATAAAGGCATGAGCACCTTTGGTTACGTGCCTAACACACGTGCCATGAATATGATGATGGATGTTCTTTTCAAGTACAATCTGGTTGATCGAGCTTTGGAGGTTTTCGAAGGGATCCGTGTTAGGAACTTCTTTAGTTTCGACATTGCGTTGAGCCACTTGTGTAGTAGAAAGGATTTGGATCTGGTTAGGGTTAAGAtggttttgaagatgatgattaGAGAAGGGTTTTATCCTAACGGAGAGAGGTTTGGGCAGGTTCTTGGAGTGTTTTGTAGAAGTGGATGCGTTGCTGAAGGGTTTCAAGTGGTTGGGTTGATGATATGTAGTGGAGTCTCTGTGTCTGTTAATGTATGGAGCATGTTGGTTAATGGTTTTTTTCGTTCGGGTGAGCCGCGTAAGGCGGTTGATCTGTTTAACAAGATGGGTTGTTCCCCGAATCTAGTGACGTATACTAGTTTGATCAAAGGGTTTATGGATTATGGAATGGTTGATGAAGCGTTTAGTGTGGTGAGAATAGTGCAATCCAAAGGGTTGGCTGCAGATATTGTTCTTGTGAATGTGATGATACATACGTTTACTAGACTCGGGAGATTCGAAGAAGCTCGTAACGTTTTTCTTCATAGTTTGAAGAAAGGGGCGGATCAGTATACTTTTGCTACGATTCTCTCTAGTCTATGTTTGTCTAGGGACTTCGATCTCGGTATCACGATTGGTACTGAAACAGAGTTGGATCTTGTGATGGGAAACTCGCTCATGAACTATCTCTGCAAGGTCGGTAACACTTTGGCCGCGTTGAAAGTGTTCCGCAACATGTCTAACAGAGACTTAGCTCTGGATTGTTATACGTACACTGGCTTTCTCACTGCGCTTTGTCAAGGAGAAGCATATGGCCATGCCCTGAACATGTACGACGAGATCGTAAAGAGGAAGGGCATCCGGATCGATGCTCATTTTCATACCGTGATGATTGACAGTCTTGTAGAGCTTGGTGAATACGGTAGCGCGATGCGTTTGTTTAACCGTTGTGTCTTGGAGAAACGTGAGTTGGATGTTGTGTCGTATACGGTTGCGATTAAGGGACTTGTGCGTGGGAGGAGGATGGAGGAAGCTTGTTCTCTCTTGGAGAAAATGAAAGACGATGGGGTTATGCCGAATGCACGGACTTATAGGACTGTTATCTCTGGTTTGTGCGGGGAGAAGGACAAGGATAGGTTGAGAAAGGTTTTAAGTGAGTGCATTGAGGAAGGAGTGGAGTTGGATCCTAACACTAAGTTTAAAGTGGTGTCTCTCTTATCTCGatatccaagagattgttctgagtttagatcggtttttGAGAAATGGAGGGAGAACGTTGGTGTTTCTGATTCATACGATGAGTTAGCTGTTTCTGCTGGGTGAGTTGTATAATGTATATTCAATCAGCGCTGTAATTCTTTTGTTCATTATAGAATGAAAATCTAATTTcaaaatcttgttttattaCAAGATCTTACTAGATATTCTCATACCAAAGTCATTAGTCTCTTAGGGCTTCAATTTGTTGTTACATAAAAGTGTTAGTTAACTTGAGAGACAATACTTCCAATGAGCTACCAACCCAGGATGATCCCATTACCTTCTCGTAAAACAGAAATATATACAAGATCTTGATAAAAAAGGGTAAagaatattacattaaaaagaGGGAAATGCTACAAGCATACAACAACTACTCTTATTCGAATTACTTTTTACATTTCGGgacaaataaagaaacaaacatggTTGTCTGTATGGCAGTCTATGCAATTTGGTTCGGTCGTCACATAATAGTCCATGTATGATCTGATCTTCAAATAGTGCAGTTTCACCCTTCCTCGTCCTCGGAGTGATACTCAGTACTTGAACTAGTCTCGATCTTAGTCTCCATCAATCGAGGTTGTACACCTATAAATCACAAGgacaaaaacaatattgtcaacgAGAATAAAGACACAGTTCTACAAAACCTTCATCGATCTACTTTAAACTACatcaaactttaaataaaaactttacaATTGCAATGGGATCTCATCGGAACAAAGTACGAACCTTTGAGGAAATAATCAGAGGAAGGCCATCCGTGAGTCGAATTGGTGGAGAGAGTTTCTTCATCAGTTAACGGGTTAGCCAGCTTCGCAACGAGCTGAGCGACCCCATGAGTCTGGGATCCAGATCCTGGAGGCGGGACGTAATAGGAAGCACCTGGAACAAACGGGAGCCAATCAGGTGCAGCTCGGCGTACGAATATCCGGTGAACAGCGTCTTCTAGCTTCTGTATTAAGGGATCCGACGGCGAGGCGGTGTCGGTTTCGTGTAGATCGCCGCGACGGTCGGAGGATTGAGATCGGAAGGAAAGGAGGTGTGATGAAGGGAGGAGAGAGGATGCAGATGCGGTGAGTCggactttagagagagagatcgaaAGGGAACGAGCCATCTAGAGACAGAAGTAGATAggtttggtttgtgttgtgTTTCAAAGCTGTAATTAAAAGATGAGATGAGTTTGGTTTTGGAGATaaaaggataagctcatttcTTCCCCTTTTTAtcgacaaaattttaaattcttttttagatattttaattttttaattgtattacCTACGATGTGATAATGTTTCTTTGATTTACTTTTATGTTGTAGTCTCCCAGCCGACTTCTAATCGCTGAAATTAGGACAAACTATGGCTTGAGTTTATTTCTAGGGGCGTTTAATTAAGACACGTTCAACTGATTTTaagattctttttctttttttaaaaggtgCTGTTCAATTCGCCATGTTAGGTACAGTGTGTGAATTGCTGTCGATGTTTTGCATCTGAAGATATATTTCTAAATTCTCAGTGGTATATAATTATATCTACACTTTTTATAAAGGGATATTTTGAGTCGCGAAAAGATATTTTGACTCCCAATTAGATATTTTCGTGTTTTTTTGGCATAAAGATAGAGAAAAGATATTTGTGAGGTaactctttttcaaaaaaaaaaaaaaactagaactCTAAATACTTATTTGATTATGAGATTTCAGATCCTGATGCAAAAACAGCGTTACGTAAATCACTTTTCTCATCAACCAGCTGAAGAAATTAGTTGaatctaaaatgtttttttacacGCAAAGGATAATGAAGAACGACGGACGATACTCATACAACATGTGACATGGTCGATgcgtatataaattataaaaaagcaTGTGGGTCGACAGAGAAACAATACAATCATATGATACGTGGCAAAACTGCGTTGTTCAGTCACCGATCgaataaacacacacacaaacaacaTGAGAGCTGAAAGTGACGACGTACTTAAAGTTCATTAGTACCCTCCGACTGCTGCTGATTCGTCTCTCCGCCGGAAACGCTCCTCTTCACCTTTTCTTTCACCGCTTCAGCTGCATCACACGCCACCTCTGCCGCTGATCTGGCAGCTTCCTCCACCGTATCTTTACTATGCTCGAAGCTCCTTGTGACCGCCTCTTTCATCTTTTCTCCCGTTCCCATATCTGCTGCATCATCCTTTCCTCTAAAACTACACAAATGTAAAGAAAAGAACGAGAGCTAAATAAAAGTTTATCAACAGCTTGAATTAGTATCTTCTAagatctataatattttattactctATGTTAGGAGGAAAAAAGCGGGAGTGACCACGACCTAAAGTCTCTTTGAGTTTCGACCAATAATCATTACCAGACCGTTTGATTCTATATAGCCAAACCGTAGCCGTTTTATCTTCCGGCGGCACTGCTTCACTTGAAACATTCACAGAGAGTACAAAAAAGAAGATCACGGAACATAGACATAGCAGATGAAAAACTTGTACGTGCTTTACTTTCCCTGCCATGTTATTTACGTTTTGAGGGTTCTCTATTTTCTCTCCGTTTCTAAATAATTGAGGTAAAGTGAAGTTAAAGGAGGGATAAAAGCTGGGGAAGAGAAATGTTTACGAAAGTTATTGGTTTGTCAGGCGAGTCGGCGACCTAAGAAAGAAGACGTGGTGGACACACGTGTACGACGCGTGAACCAGAAAGCGACGAAAATTATGAACGTGAAGGAGGTGGCTCATGTAACACTGTGACGCGGACACGTGGTGTCTGTGACATCGACACTTCAAGTTTTTAACGTTTTTTTTCATGTCTGACTCAAGCCTTACCGGTTTATCATCAGACACCGTGACGATGTgttcgaaaatatatataatcatgaaagaatttttttttttatggagaaagggcttttttttttataatcatgAAAGTTCATTTGGTCCGTTTTAAGTTATTGTGATAGGAAAGATGTTAAATGACGAGACCTAGTATTTCAACACATCATTTTCATTCGATTATTAGATAAACTAAACTTTTAACAAAGCATCAAGACAAGTAATCACGTCTCTGTGGTTATTCCTAGCTTAGTTTATTATAATCAAGAGACCGACTCAAAATTCGTACGTTAATATTTCTTACGTTACTtcgtaattaaaaaaaaacatataaagagGGGAAAATATCGAAAATAAAATGCTTGAGAGAACAAAAGTCAAAATCTGGAGCTGAACATTTGAGAGTCTAAGTATCGAAACAAATGTTGAATTTTGATCACATAAAAACTTGATGATGAAAAAAAGACTGGCCAAACATCAGCTTGATGGTCGAATCGTGAGAGGTAAAAATCGAACGGAAAATTTCGAAAAACGAGGTAGTCGAAGAATTGATCGTGAGTGAACTATGAGTTGAATAAGTTGTTCGatcatagttagaagatgtcttagattaaTCAGACggatgttttggaagcataacatttttgaaaGCACGATATTTCAAAAGCTCGACGGTTTAGAAGCACAACGTTCTAAATCATAAAGTAATCCGTaaaacttcgtatcagcggaatattaATTCAGAGACAACATAAGTTGGAAACAAGACATGATTTAAGCAGGACATAAAGTAAACACGACAGGATTGAAGCACCAcaggaaaacccgaaattggacaaaaaccataattttgGTATTAAAAAATTTTTCGAAGAGGCTGGAGGTTcggaaaatatttttcatcaagatcaaaaatattttggagtctattaaaattatttagctcatcagaacgggagcgaaAAAATTATTAGTTGATCACAGATCGAAAATATGTTGGAAGGGTCAAAATCGCATAAACCGACTAAGAAGCTCGAAGTGTCTCTATGTATATGACCAGGACGTGTTGTCTAGCATCTAAACTGTTGAATGTCAACACAAAGATGAAATGTAGACGTGCATGGGTGCtgaacatgcagcttgacaagTAATAGCTCGAGTTGTCGCAGTTACTGCGAACTGTGCATGCGGATCAACACACAAAGGGAGGTGTGTCGCAACACATAAAGGTTGTGCATGCTGAGAGACGTGTGGACGTGGGTGTGTTTTTTACTGTTTTAGACATGTCTCACGACATGTGTGTGCCCGTGTGTCGCCGCACATGTAACTGGAAGCATGCATGCTGATACACAAGCGTCAGTGTGGCTCGATGTTACTCGCTGAAGATATCTATAAATACCCACGACCCCTACTTCATTTCTTTACATACAGACTTGTTCAAAGCAACataaaaacgtgagagaaaaagtagaaaaagaaatcaaGAGATTTCGAGCTGTTACAAAAGTTTTAGTGAGTTTTCGAAACTCAAATAAACCAACTCACACTGTTCTAGGCCGGTGAGCAGCTGATTGATCGAAAAATGCTTAGCCAAAATCCAACGTCAATGTCTTGATTGGACAGGACAGGACTGATCAGAATTCGGACAGagcctcctctagcttctggaaaGAATTTCGGAACTTTTCGGCAGAATTTCGGTCATCggaaactctctaaaactctcgtaACAGCTCAGAAtctcttgctttctttttctactctTTCTCTCACGTTTTTTATATTgctttggacaggtctggatatGGAAAAATGAAGTGGGGGttgtgggtatttatagaaTCTTCGGCGAGTAACATCGAGCCACACGAGCGCTCGTGTGTCAACCCACATGCTTCCGGTTACATGCACGGCGACACATGTACACACATGTCGTGAAGCATGTCTAAGACACATGAAAAGAGACACACCCACGTCCACACGTCTTTCAGCATACACAAACTTCATGTGTTGCGACACACCTCCCTTTGTGTGTCGA
This genomic interval from Brassica napus cultivar Da-Ae chromosome A6, Da-Ae, whole genome shotgun sequence contains the following:
- the LOC106351354 gene encoding protein FAM32A-like yields the protein MSAYDNVIGGKLKLKGKALDVKAGGVKKKKKQKKQEEQALKITDHHELIEGENTEALGNLIDGEEDEAGMSELAKYDDDQLTPAERRYIEQKQRLDVQKLAKEANKSHRNRIEDFNQYLANMSEHYDIPKVGPG
- the LOC106346746 gene encoding putative pentatricopeptide repeat-containing protein At1g16830 encodes the protein MLWRCNWVKQRRKLINTLSFSSLHTHFSSKPNQISNLSRHRAAPNPPLTHDDVYSRLRESSPDLKTLTFFLSCAKQSNYFHDDRAFDHMVSVVERLTHRHKSINQVIEALILSGCVIKPRVLLLLLEIFWRGHVYDKAIEVYKGMSTFGYVPNTRAMNMMMDVLFKYNLVDRALEVFEGIRVRNFFSFDIALSHLCSRKDLDLVRVKMVLKMMIREGFYPNGERFGQVLGVFCRSGCVAEGFQVVGLMICSGVSVSVNVWSMLVNGFFRSGEPRKAVDLFNKMGCSPNLVTYTSLIKGFMDYGMVDEAFSVVRIVQSKGLAADIVLVNVMIHTFTRLGRFEEARNVFLHSLKKGADQYTFATILSSLCLSRDFDLGITIGTETELDLVMGNSLMNYLCKVGNTLAALKVFRNMSNRDLALDCYTYTGFLTALCQGEAYGHALNMYDEIVKRKGIRIDAHFHTVMIDSLVELGEYGSAMRLFNRCVLEKRELDVVSYTVAIKGLVRGRRMEEACSLLEKMKDDGVMPNARTYRTVISGLCGEKDKDRLRKVLSECIEEGVELDPNTKFKVVSLLSRYPRDCSEFRSVFEKWRENVGVSDSYDELAVSAG
- the LOC106346747 gene encoding uncharacterized protein LOC106346747; amino-acid sequence: MARSLSISLSKVRLTASASSLLPSSHLLSFRSQSSDRRGDLHETDTASPSDPLIQKLEDAVHRIFVRRAAPDWLPFVPGASYYVPPPGSGSQTHGVAQLVAKLANPLTDEETLSTNSTHGWPSSDYFLKGVQPRLMETKIETSSSTEYHSEDEEG
- the BNAA06G11320D gene encoding uncharacterized protein BNAA06G11320D, which encodes MAGKVKHVQVFHLLCLCSVIFFFVLSVNVSSEAVPPEDKTATVWLYRIKRSGNDYWSKLKETLGRGHSRFFPPNIDFRGKDDAADMGTGEKMKEAVTRSFEHSKDTVEEAARSAAEVACDAAEAVKEKVKRSVSGGETNQQQSEGTNEL